The Methylophilus sp. TWE2 region CGTCCACGTAATGTTGCATCGTCCCCGCTTCGCGGTCCAGGAAACGGGCCACGCTCTGGTGAAAATCAGCATGACTTAAATAATGGTACGAACAAGTAGGGTAAGGCGCAAAACCACGCGCCAGTTTATGCACCCCCTGCGCACCGCCTTCAAAATAGCGGATGCCGTGGCGGATACAAAACAACTGTGGCTGGTAGTAACACAGTTCAAAATGCAGGCAGGATATCTCGCACAGGCTGCCCCAATAACGGCCATACAACGTGTCGGCGCCTAATATACACAAGCTGGCTGCCACATCTTCGCCATCTTGCGCCGCAATAAACAGCCTGAACTGCTCAGGCATGGCGCGGCTGACCTGCTCAAAAAAGGCTGGCGGCAAATAAGGACTGCTGCCATGCCTGTGATAAGTATTGCAGTAGCATTGATAAAATAAGGCCAGTTCCGCCTTGCTCACGTCATGGCCGTTGACCTCACGGCAAGACACACCTTGCTGGGAGACTTTATTGCGCTCCTGACGGATTTTTTTGCGTTTGTCGCGGCTAAGTGCGGCAAGAAATGCTTCCCAATCCGGGTAACCCGCATTCTCCCAACGGAATTGCACCCCGTTGC contains the following coding sequences:
- a CDS encoding GNAT family N-acetyltransferase; the protein is MDISQLSFVWYRGLQEISPVAWQAVTGNHPMLDYRFLFAFESSCAVGEQTGWIPYHLAVFDGEQLLAAAPCYLKTHSYGEYVFDWSWADAYEQAGGQYYPKLISAIPFSPVTGPRLLIHPGYANPQALASAMLSHMQSLCQQHGLSGAHVLFPDPTSASECADANWLRRNGVQFRWENAGYPDWEAFLAALSRDKRKKIRQERNKVSQQGVSCREVNGHDVSKAELALFYQCYCNTYHRHGSSPYLPPAFFEQVSRAMPEQFRLFIAAQDGEDVAASLCILGADTLYGRYWGSLCEISCLHFELCYYQPQLFCIRHGIRYFEGGAQGVHKLARGFAPYPTCSYHYLSHADFHQSVARFLDREAGTMQHYVDELEERSPYKVTSSPA